The Candidatus Angelobacter sp. sequence CAGTTGCTCCAGGTGGCGCGACTGGCGCTCCACCCGCCCGGCGATTCCACCCACCTTTTCCGCGATTCATCGGGCGGCGTTTCAGTCAAGATGGGTGCGTGTGATGATGGTGTTGCACTTTTGTGGGGTCGGCAAACTTGAACGTTTTCAAAGGAACGAATTGCAAGGCCGTGCTGTCCTCTTTGATCTGGTAACATTGATCCATTTCAACGTTTTTGAAGACCTGTGTCCTGCCGGTGACCGGCCAGAGGATTTCGATGCTCCGGACTGATTTGGCATCCCCCAGACCAATTTCCTGTCGCAATGGGTTGCCGCCAAAGCTGCCACCGGTGCTGACAGTGCGATAGATGTCGCGACTGCCCGAGGCGTTCTCCGCGGTGATTTTGATCCGCGCGCCAATCGCGGCTCGATTGGATTTGACCCCTTCCAGCTTCAGCTTGATCCAATGATTTCCGTGGCCGGGATTCTCGAATAAAACGTCGAAGGCGACGTCACCGGAAAACGCCCCGCCCATTTTCTCGTGGATATCCTGGTCTCCATCGTTATCAATATCGGCAAACGACACGCCGTGCCCCTTCTGCAGGTGGCCAAATCCCCCGGACGTGGTGACGTCTTGAAAGGACTTGCCGCCATTATTGCGGAACA is a genomic window containing:
- a CDS encoding CRTAC1 family protein, which gives rise to VANVGFVKGVAAGDYNNDGLPDLYLSRRDQPNVLYRNDGPKDAKLGSKSSWKFTDVSVRAGVTEPVYSFPCWFWDFDNDGWLDLFVAGYHINNVGDVAADYLGLPNGAEYPRLYHNNHDGTFTDVSKEAGLHKVLHAMGSNFGDLDNDGWLDFYVGTGDPDLSTVIPNRMFRNNGGKSFQDVTTSGGFGHLQKGHGVSFADIDNDGDQDIHEKMGGAFSGDVAFDVLFENPGHGNHWIKLKLEGVKSNRAAIGARIKITAENASGSRDIYRTVSTGGSFGGNPLRQEIGLGDAKSVRSIEILWPVTGRTQVFKNVEMDQCYQIKEDSTALQFVPLKTFKFADPTKVQHHHHTHPS